In the Malus domestica chromosome 16, GDT2T_hap1 genome, one interval contains:
- the LOC103416919 gene encoding anthocyanidin 3-O-glucosyltransferase 7-like, whose product MVGNLKTQTPTHHVAVLAFPFGTHAGPLLSLVVRLAAAAPHVVFSFIATSKVNTSLFSKSPSSSLLHNVKAHDIPDGLPEGFVPPRNPEVAIGFFFKAAPANFMRSLKDAEAATGLKIGCLVSDAFFWFLGDMAEGMKVPWVPVWTGGPRSLLVHVETDFIRHRLGTSRDGKQCLDFLPGFSKVKIPDLPEGVVENLESPVGSLLYQMGQTLPKATAVAINSFEELEPEVVNLLKSRFQKFLNVGPFSLIASSPSPPLIKDDSGCLEWLDKHKPASVAYISFGSVVTPPPHELAAFAQALIESGFPFIWSFRGNIEDVLPKGFNKSGLNGKIVPWAPQVQVLGHASTGAFVTHCGWNSILESIVGGVPMICRPFFGDQKLNMNTVEAVWEIGVGVEGGVITKDGAMMALELTLKHKEGNKMREKIMVLKNLARQAAVSNGSSPRAFNNLVEIVTK is encoded by the exons ATGGTAGGaaacctcaaaacccaaacccCAACCCACCATGTCGCCGTCTTGGCCTTCCCCTTTGGAACCCACGCAGGCCCTCTCCTCAGCCTTGTCGTCAGACTTGCTGCTGCCGCTCCACACGTGGTCTTCTCCTTTATTGCCACTTCTAAAGTCAACACCTCCCTCTTCTCCAAATCACCGTCTTCGAGCCTCCTCCACAATGTGAAAGCTCACGACATACCTGATGGGTTGCCCGAGGGTTTCGTGCCCCCTCGTAACCCTGAGGTGGCTATTGGGTTTTTCTTTAAGGCGGCGCCAGCGAACTTTATGAGGAGTCTAAAAGATGCCGAGGCGGCTACGGGGTTGAAGATCGGGTGTTTGGTGTCGGATGCGTTCTTCTGGTTTTTAGGAGATATGGCGGAGGGGATGAAAGTCCCTTGGGTGCCGGTATGGACGGGTGGACCACGTTCGCTGCTTGTTCATGTTGAGACAGACTTCATACGGCATAGGCTTGGAACCAGCC GAGATGGAAAACAATGTCTTGACTTCCTTCCTGGCTTTTCAAAAGTTAAAATACCTGACCTACCCGAAGGAGTAGTAGAAAACTTGGAGTCACCCGTTGGAAGCCTATTATACCAAATGGGACAAACGCTTCCAAAAGCAACTGCAGTTGCCATAAACTCCTTTGAAGAACTGGAACCTGAAGTTGTGAATCTGCTCAAATCAAGATTCCAAAAGTTCCTCAACGTTGGACCCTTTAGTTTAATAGCATCATCCCCGTCCCCGCCATTGATCAAAGATGATAGTGGTTGCTTAGAGTGGCTGGACAAGCACAAGCCTGCGTCTGTTGCATATATTAGCTTTGGAAGTGTAGTAACACCACCACCTCACGAGCTGGCAGCATTTGCTCAAGCGTTAATAGAAAGTGGGTTTCCATTTATTTGGTCATTTAGGGGCAACATAGAGGATGTGTTGCCCAAGGGGTTTAACAAAAGTGGCCTAAATGGAAAAATAGTTCCATGGGCACCACAAGTGCAAGTCTTGGGGCATGCCTCGACTGGGGCTTTCGTGACGCATTGTGGGTGGAATTCAATTTTGGAGAGCATTGTTGGCGGTGTGCCAATGATTTGCAGGCCATTTTTCGGGGACCAAAAGCTAAACATGAACACTGTAGAGGCTGTGTGGGAAATTGGAGTGGGGGTTGAAGGAGGGGTCATTACAAAAGACGGAGCGATGATGGCCTTGGAACTGACTTTGAAGCATAAAGAAGGCAataaaatgagagagaaaatcATGGTCCTCAAAAATCTTGCTCGACAAGCTGCTGTAAGTAATGGTAGCTCCCCTCGAGCTTTCAATAACTTGGTGGAGATTGTCACAAAATAA